In the Girardinichthys multiradiatus isolate DD_20200921_A chromosome 4, DD_fGirMul_XY1, whole genome shotgun sequence genome, one interval contains:
- the il17a/f2 gene encoding interleukin 17a/f2, producing MKLLRCTIKILMVFCSALWVTCSGKRVLPPSCNSTLAFSNEISSLSEGSGNINLKSLSPWTWRTTTVQNQIPSTIWEANCSSEFCSPLKPGQLGHHNLNSVPVYQNILVLTRIEGSHCYTASYRSVAVGCTCVRANAGQN from the exons GTATTCTGCAGTGCATTGTGGGTTACCTGCTCAGGGAAACGGGTTCTTCCTCCTTCGTGTAACTCCACGCTGGCGTTCTCCAATGAGATCTCCTCCCTATCAGAAGGAAGTGGGAACATCAACCTCAAGTCTCTGTCTCCATGGACCTGGAG GACCACTACAGTGCAGAACCAAATTCCCTCCACCATCTGGGAAGCCAACTGCAGCAGCGAGTTCTGTTCCCCTCTGAAACCGGGACAGCTGGGACATCACAATCTTAACTCAGTGCCCGTCTACCAAAACATACTGGTTCTGACCCGGATTGAGGGCAGCCACTGCTACACTGCCTCATACCGCTCAGTGGCAGTCGGCTGTACCTGCGTCAGAGCCAACGCTGGCCAGAACTAA